TGCTTCCAGTATGGAAATCCAGGACTTCGCGGTGTTGTGCGTAATGCCGGCATCTGTTGCCAATCCGGATAGATTAAGGAGTTGCCCGGTTCTGCCGGCGCACAGGCGCACAAATCTCTGAAATGTTCTGAGATCCCTTATATTAAGCATCTGTCTAACGTCTCGCTCAATATAGGTATTCATGTAATTCGAAAACCAGGCGGATGGATTCAAATTGCGATCGTGGATAGGTGGATATAGCCCTCTGTACATTACCGGATCAAGTGCCTGGGGGTGAGAATACACCTCTCCGTACGTGAAAGGCAGCAGTTGAACAAGTGCAACTCTGCCAGCGAGAGATTGTGTTATTCCGGAGTGAAAGCCCAACTGCTGTGAACCCGTGAGGATGAAACGGCCCATCTGAGAACTCTCATCAAGAATGCCCTGCAGGTAAGAAAAGAGTTCCGGACAGCGCTGCACCTCGTCAAGTATTGCACCTTTATCATGAGCGTGCAGGAATTTCCGGGGATCCTCGCGAGCAAGCATTAAGATATCCGGATCTTCAAGAGATACATATGTTTTGTTCGGGAACAGCATTTTAGCCAGGGTTGTTTTTCCTGATTGACGCGGTCCGGTGATTGCAATTGCCGGATAACCTTTAGCCAGGTCTCTGACTGCTTTGGATATATGTCTTTTAATCATGATTGAAAGGTACTT
This sequence is a window from Candidatus Aegiribacteria sp.. Protein-coding genes within it:
- a CDS encoding ATP-binding protein, translated to MIKRHISKAVRDLAKGYPAIAITGPRQSGKTTLAKMLFPNKTYVSLEDPDILMLAREDPRKFLHAHDKGAILDEVQRCPELFSYLQGILDESSQMGRFILTGSQQLGFHSGITQSLAGRVALVQLLPFTYGEVYSHPQALDPVMYRGLYPPIHDRNLNPSAWFSNYMNTYIERDVRQMLNIRDLRTFQRFVRLCAGRTGQLLNLSGLATDAGITHNTAKSWISILEASYLIFLLQPHFRNFNKRIIKSPKLYFYDSGLAAWLLNIREVEQLESHPLRGNLFEGWVISEFVKMQFNMGLQSNLYFWRDHKGHEVDVLFEKADELIPLEIKSGQTLNSDFFKGLDFWQKCSGIENQDSWLVYGGEKARLRRNTRVISWMDLHELKEYL